ACGGCCACGAAAACGACGATATCTCGGGCAAGCTGCACCGCTGGACCCTCGGTCTGCTGGGCGAGCGTGACCCGCATGCGCTGCCTGAAGCGATTGCCCGTGGCCTGCGCGACGTTTTCAATGTGCCGTTCGCCGCCGTGCGCCTGTGGAACGTGGCCGCGCCGTATCAACCGGCCGAGTTCGCCCGCAGCGTTAGCGAAGAAGTGAAGATTTTCGCGACGAGTCTGGTCACGCCGTACTGCGGCGCGAACACCGGCTTCGAAGCGGTGACATGGCTGGGTGCGCCGAGCGATCCCGCCTCGGTCGCCCTGCTCGCGCTGCGCGATCCGCAAGTGACCGACGGCCCGGTGTTCGGCCTGCTCGTCATGGGCTCGGAAGACGCACGCCGCTTCCATGAAGGCATGGCGACCGACTTTCTCACGCAGATCGGCGAACTGGCCG
This window of the Pandoraea sputorum genome carries:
- a CDS encoding DUF484 family protein — its product is MNDRDIAEYLIAHPDFFERHAELLAGVRLTSPHGQRAVSLQERQIEMQREKTKQIERRLAELMRYGHENDDISGKLHRWTLGLLGERDPHALPEAIARGLRDVFNVPFAAVRLWNVAAPYQPAEFARSVSEEVKIFATSLVTPYCGANTGFEAVTWLGAPSDPASVALLALRDPQVTDGPVFGLLVMGSEDARRFHEGMATDFLTQIGELAGAALGKLRADD